From the genome of Novosphingobium sp. P6W:
ATGCACCCGCGCTCTATTCGTCGCATGGCACGGGAACGGCGCTAAACGATCCTGCCGAAACCGCCGCCCTGCAGCGCCTTTATGGCGGTTCGCTTGCCCGGCACCGCGTGATAGCCACCAAGTCCGCGCATGGCCACATGATCGGCGCAACCGCAGCGATGGAGTTTCTGCTCGGCCTTCTGGCCCTGCGCGAAGGGACCCCGCCGCCGGTGCTCAACCACCTTGGCCCCGCCCCCGATTGCGACCTGCCGCTGGTGCTGCAACCCCAGGCATTCGAGGCCGAAGCGCTCGTCTCCGCCAGTATTGCCTTTGGCGGCCTTAACGCCGTATTGATAGGACGCCGCGCATGACCCGGACCACTGCCCGCATCAATCGGATCGGAACCGCAAACCCACCCTTCGAAGTGCATGATGCCTTCGTTCGGTTCGTCGCATCCGGCCTGCCCGACGCCCGTTCCCGCCATGTGTTCGAACGCATGGCCGCGCGGTCGGGGATTACCCGGCGCTACTCCTTTCTCGAACCCGTGACCCTTGGTGACGGCACCGTTACCGACATCGAAGGCTTCTACGGCGCCGGCCCCTGGCCCTCTACGGGACAGCGCATGGCTCGGTACGAACGGGATGCGCCGCGCCTTGCCCTCGATGCCATCGCGGCGCTGGGGGACGATATTGCACTCCGGGACATCACGCACCTGATTGTCGCCTCGTGCACCGGATTGATGGCACCTGGCCTCGATCAGGCGATTGTCGCCGGTGCCGAGTTAAACGCCGGCGTGGAGCGCACTGTGGTGGGCTTCATGGGCTGTTATGCCGCCGTCAACTCGCTCCGTCTGGCCCATCACATCGTCCGGTCCGAGCCACAAGCGCGTGTCCTGGTGGTGACGGTGGAGCTATGCACCATCCACTTCCAGCGCAGCGGCGACCTCGCCAGCCTGCTCGCGATGCTGCTATTCGGCGACGGCGCTGCCGCCGCGCTGGTGACGGCCGACCGTGGCGGTATCGCGTTGCGCGACTTCCGCTCGGCAACGATCCCGGACAGCGCCGATGCGATAACCTGGGCCATCCGCGATCAGGGATTCGACATGCACCTGGGCGGCGAAGTGCCCGCCCGGATCGCCCGGGCACTCAGCGCCGAAACCGGGCGCAACGACGATGGCGGCCTGCTGCGTGGATCGGCGGTGGACGATTTCACGCTCTTCGCGGTTCACGCCGGCGGGCGCACCGTTCTCGATGCCGTCGAGCAAGGACTGGGCCTTGGCGCTGAAGCTCTGGCACCGTCGCGGGCCGTGCTGCACGATACCGGCAACATGTCCTCGTCCACGCTGATGTTCATCCTGGCGCGGATGCTTGCGGGGCAGGCGCGCGGCCCCGGCCTGGCGCTAGCATTCGGACCCGGCATGGCGGCGGAAAGCTTCCGCTTCGCAGTGGAGGACTGACATCGCAGACGCCCTCGTCCTCGGCGCTGGCCTCGCCGGAAGCGCTGCTGCGTGCCTGCTGGCGCGCGGCGGGGCCAACGTGCGCCTGCTGGAGCGGGAAAGCCGCGCGCACCACAAGGTCTGCGGCGAATTCCTGTCGGTCGAGGCCGTGGCGCATCTGCGGCAACTCGGCATCGATCCCGCTGCCCTGGGCGCTGCACCGATTAAGCGCATCCGGTTGCTACACGGCAAGGTGGAGGCGGAAGCCCCGCTGCCTTTCGAAGCGCTCGGCCTCAGTCGCCATGCGCTGGACGAAGTGCTGCTCAGCCGCGCCGAGGCTGCGGGCGTAGAGGTCGAACGCGGCGTCCGGGTCTTGGAACTGGGCAGCGGCGGCGTGCGTACCAGTCATGGCTCCCGGATCGGCCGCCATGTCCTGCTCGCAACAGGTAAACTTCCGATCCGGGAGGGCGGAGACACCCTGCCGAGACGCGCGGCGAACGGCTTCGTCGGATTCAAGATGCACTACAGCCTCGCACCGTCCGCTATCCGCCGTCTGGCCGGAACGATCGTGCTGGCTTTGTTCGAAGACGGATATGCCGGGCTGCAGATGGTCGAGGGCGGCCGGGCAAACCTGTGCCTCGTCCTGCGCCGCAGCCGACTACCCTTCATCGGCGGCGACTGGAACGGCGTACGTGGCTGGCTCGGCGAAAGTCCCGGCCTGCGTGACCTCCTGGCTGATGCCGAACCCTTGTTCGAGCGCCCGGTGACAATCGCCAACCTCACTTACGGCGTACCTGCGCATCGTGGGGATGACGGGGCGATCCTGCGGCTTGGCGATCAGTGGGGAATGACCGCCTCCCTCACCGGAGATGGCATGGCGATAGCGCTGCGCAGCGCTTTCCTCGCAGCGCGCTGCGTGTTGGCAGGAGATGCCGGCAGCTATCCCGCCCTCATCGCGGCCGAGGCACGGCGGCAGGTCGGGCGTGCGATGCTGCTGCAGAACGCGCTGCAGCGCCCGTGTATGCGGCCTTGCGGAGTACGGCTGGCGCAGCTTTGCCCACCACTTCTCACCTTCATGGCCGGTATGACGCGCTTGCCTGAATGGAGACCCTCCGATAGTGAGGTTCACGCCAACGCCTGACGGCGCCGGATGCAGTCGACCTGCATCAACTCCTGATTGCAGGCTTGATAGGCAAACTTTGCGGGACTGCCATTTACCCAACCGAAATGGTTGAGTATCCCTGCTTCCGGCTTTAATTTGGTGGCGCCTCCAGTTCGCCAACGCAGCGATGGGCAGGTTGATCGGTCGAAGGCCGTCATCGGCGTAAAGAATACGGACAGGATATGATGATGCTGAAATCCCGCGCTCTGGTTCCTCTCGCCCTGTGCCTCGCAATCGCCCTGCCCGGCTGTTCGGCCGGGGGCGGGCAGTCCGACAAGGTGCAGATAACCAACGTCAGCTACGATCCGACACGCGAGTTGTATGAGGCGATCAACCCCGCCTTCGCCGCCTATTGGAAGAAGAAGACCGGCAAGGACGTTACCTTCCGCATGAGCCACGGCGGCTCGGGCAAGCAGAGCCGCGCCATTATCGACGGTCTTGACGCCGATGTTGCCACCCTCGCCCTTGCCTACGATATCGACGCGATCGCGGACAAGGCCAAGCTCCTTCCGACCGACTGGCAGAAGGCCCTGCCGGACAATTCCTCGCCCTATACCTCGACGATCGTTTTCCTGGTCCGCAAGGGCAATCCCAAGGGTATCCGGGATTGGGCCGATCTTTTGAAGCCGGGCGTGGAAGTCATCACCCCCAATCCCAAGACCAGCGGCGGCGCGCGCTGGAACTTCCTCGCCGCCTGGGCTTACGGCCGCAAGGCCGGTGGATCCGACAAGGCCGCCGAAGACTATGTGCGCAGCCTGTTCACTCACGTCCCGGTGCTCGACAGCGGCGCCCGCGGCGCGACGACCACATTTGTGGAGCGCGGCATCGGCGACGTGCTGATCGCCTGGGAGAACGAGGCGCTGCTGGCCGAAAAGAAGCTGGGCGCGGGCAAGTTCCAGGTTGTCGCCCCTTCCATCTCGATCCTCGCCGAGCCGCCCGTCGCGGTGGTGGCGAAAAACGCGCAAAAGCATCACACTGAAGAGGTTTCAAAGGCTTATCTCGAATATCTCTACTCCCCCGAGGCACAGGTCGCCATTGCCCGCAACTTCTATCGCCCCAGTGATCCCACGATCGCCGAACAGTTCAAGTCGACATTCCCGCAGGTCCCGATGGTGACTATCGACAAGGATTTCGGCGGCTGGCGCGCCGCTCAGAAGACCTTCTTCGACGACGGGGGCGTATTCGACCGCATTTCCACGAAGAAGTGAGCCTTACCCAGTCCTTTCAAGAATCGAGCAGGCCCCTGCAGATGACCGCTTCTCCCGCCGCCGGCACGCGGCGCCGCTGGCGCCAGCCATCCGTGCTACCCGGCTTCGGGCTGACATTCGGGCTTAGCCTGGGCTGGCTTACGCTTATCGTGCTGATCCCGCTGGCGACGATCTTCCTCAAGTCCGCAGGCATGGGCTGGGACCAGTTCGTTGCCGTCGGCCTTTCGGACCGCGCCCTGGCCGCCTACCGCCTGAGCTTCGGCACAGCTGCCGCGGCGGGTCTCGTCAATGCGGTGTTCGGGCTGCTCGTCGCCTGGGTGCTGGTGCGCTACACCTTCCCCGGCCAGAGGATCATCGGCGCCATCGTGGACCTGCCCTTCGCACTGCCTACCGCCGTCGCCGGCATCGCTCTCACAGCGCTCTATTCGCCGAATGGCTGGGTCGGCCGGTTTCTGGATCCGCTCGGGATCAAAGTGGCCTTCACCCCCATCGGCATCACGGTGGCGCTGGTGTTCATCGGCTTGCCCTTTGTCGTGCGCTCGGTCGAGCCAGTGCTGGCTGATCTTGGCAAAGACGTCGAGGAAGCCGCCGCCACGCTGGGCGCGACCCGCCTGCAGACCTTTCGCCGCGTCATCTTCCCCGCCATCGCCCCCGCCCTTCTCACCGGCTTCGCGCTCGCCTTCGCGCGCGGGGTGGGGGAATACGGTTCGGTGATCTTCATTTCCGGCAACATGCCTGGCCGCACCGAGATCGCCCCGCTGCTGATCGTCACCCAGCTCGAACAATATAATTACGACGGAGCCACCGCGATCGCCACCGTCATGATGCTCGTATCCTTCGCGATCCTGCTTGCGCTCAACGTGGTGCAGGCTGCCGGCCGCCGCAGGTACGGAGCATGAGCATGCGGCGCTCGACCACGGAAAGCCCCGCGCTACAGATCGTTCTGATCGCTATAGCGTTGCTGTTCCTCGCTTTCTTTCTTGCCCTGCCGCTGGTCGCAGTGTTCGGCGAGGCACTCAAGGCGGGCTTCGGCCCGTTCCTCGATGCCGTGACCGCGCCCGACGCATTGTCGGCCATCAAGCTGACGCTGCTGATCGCCGCGATCAGTGTGCCCCTCAATGTCGTGTTCGGCGTGGCGGCGAGCTGGGCGATCACCAAGTTCCAGTTCCCGGGAAAAAGCCTGCTGATCTCTTTGATCGACCTGCCTTTCTCAGTCTCACCGGTCGTCTCGGGCC
Proteins encoded in this window:
- a CDS encoding type III polyketide synthase; this translates as MTRTTARINRIGTANPPFEVHDAFVRFVASGLPDARSRHVFERMAARSGITRRYSFLEPVTLGDGTVTDIEGFYGAGPWPSTGQRMARYERDAPRLALDAIAALGDDIALRDITHLIVASCTGLMAPGLDQAIVAGAELNAGVERTVVGFMGCYAAVNSLRLAHHIVRSEPQARVLVVTVELCTIHFQRSGDLASLLAMLLFGDGAAAALVTADRGGIALRDFRSATIPDSADAITWAIRDQGFDMHLGGEVPARIARALSAETGRNDDGGLLRGSAVDDFTLFAVHAGGRTVLDAVEQGLGLGAEALAPSRAVLHDTGNMSSSTLMFILARMLAGQARGPGLALAFGPGMAAESFRFAVED
- a CDS encoding NAD(P)/FAD-dependent oxidoreductase gives rise to the protein MADALVLGAGLAGSAAACLLARGGANVRLLERESRAHHKVCGEFLSVEAVAHLRQLGIDPAALGAAPIKRIRLLHGKVEAEAPLPFEALGLSRHALDEVLLSRAEAAGVEVERGVRVLELGSGGVRTSHGSRIGRHVLLATGKLPIREGGDTLPRRAANGFVGFKMHYSLAPSAIRRLAGTIVLALFEDGYAGLQMVEGGRANLCLVLRRSRLPFIGGDWNGVRGWLGESPGLRDLLADAEPLFERPVTIANLTYGVPAHRGDDGAILRLGDQWGMTASLTGDGMAIALRSAFLAARCVLAGDAGSYPALIAAEARRQVGRAMLLQNALQRPCMRPCGVRLAQLCPPLLTFMAGMTRLPEWRPSDSEVHANA
- a CDS encoding sulfate ABC transporter substrate-binding protein — its product is MLKSRALVPLALCLAIALPGCSAGGGQSDKVQITNVSYDPTRELYEAINPAFAAYWKKKTGKDVTFRMSHGGSGKQSRAIIDGLDADVATLALAYDIDAIADKAKLLPTDWQKALPDNSSPYTSTIVFLVRKGNPKGIRDWADLLKPGVEVITPNPKTSGGARWNFLAAWAYGRKAGGSDKAAEDYVRSLFTHVPVLDSGARGATTTFVERGIGDVLIAWENEALLAEKKLGAGKFQVVAPSISILAEPPVAVVAKNAQKHHTEEVSKAYLEYLYSPEAQVAIARNFYRPSDPTIAEQFKSTFPQVPMVTIDKDFGGWRAAQKTFFDDGGVFDRISTKK
- the cysT gene encoding sulfate ABC transporter permease subunit CysT, producing MTASPAAGTRRRWRQPSVLPGFGLTFGLSLGWLTLIVLIPLATIFLKSAGMGWDQFVAVGLSDRALAAYRLSFGTAAAAGLVNAVFGLLVAWVLVRYTFPGQRIIGAIVDLPFALPTAVAGIALTALYSPNGWVGRFLDPLGIKVAFTPIGITVALVFIGLPFVVRSVEPVLADLGKDVEEAAATLGATRLQTFRRVIFPAIAPALLTGFALAFARGVGEYGSVIFISGNMPGRTEIAPLLIVTQLEQYNYDGATAIATVMMLVSFAILLALNVVQAAGRRRYGA